The Acidobacteriota bacterium sequence GGGCCCTGTTTGAGGTACAATTTAACTTCAAGGGCGCCTTCTCCCCCCGTAACGGGGCGGAGGCCCGGTTAACCTGGTGAGGGGCGGGGGAATGGAACCGAGCGTGAAAAAGCGGCTGCTCCTGATGGACGACGAGGAGATCGTCCGGAAAGTGATGGTCCTGATGCTCGAGCGTTCGGGGTTCGAGGTGGAGGCGGTCATCGACGGGTCCGAAGCCGTGCGGACGTGGGCGGGCGCCGCCGAACAGGGCCGCCCCTTCGACCTGGGGATCTTCGACCTGACTATCCCGACCGGGCTGGGCGGCGAGGAGGCCGGGAAGAGGATCCTCGCGGGTGACCCCGGAGCCCGGATCGTGCTGTCCAGCGGCTACTCCAGCCACCCCATCGTCAGCGAGTACCCGCTGTTCGGATTCAAGGGCGTGATCATCAAGCCGTTCCGCCTGGAAGAACTGCTCCGCGTCATCAACGCCTCCCTCTGACCGGTCGGCCCGTGCGCGTCTTGATCCGCTTCC is a genomic window containing:
- a CDS encoding response regulator codes for the protein MEPSVKKRLLLMDDEEIVRKVMVLMLERSGFEVEAVIDGSEAVRTWAGAAEQGRPFDLGIFDLTIPTGLGGEEAGKRILAGDPGARIVLSSGYSSHPIVSEYPLFGFKGVIIKPFRLEELLRVINASL